In the genome of Candidatus Eisenbacteria bacterium, the window GGGAGACGCGACGTATCATCATCGATTTTGGTTTGGGCTTTGGTACGGTGCTTGGTATTGCCCTGGTGATATTTGTAGGGACGACCCTTCTACATCGCGAACAGCTGGGGGGAAGCCTGGATATCATCCTCTCCCGCCCTATCGGACGGGGATCCTTTATCTGCGGGAAATTTCTTGGACTCTCGGGTCTTATGTTTCTCTGGGTTTCAATGTTGACCGCCCTTATCGCCCTGACACTTATGTTGATAAGAGAACCGGTGACCGGGGGGTTGCTCATCGCCGGGCTGATGCTATTTGTCAAACTTGAAATCCTATCAGCTGTCGGACTTCTGCTCGGAACTCTTTCCTCCCCGATTCTAGCCGGATTTCTTCTCTTGGCCATCGCCATGATGGGACATTCTGTCGGCGATCTCGAGGGATTGATTCCCCTTTTGTCGCAGGCCTTCGCTATTCACATTATACAAATACTTCTCACGATCTTGCCGCGGCTCGATCTTTACGGGACCTCTTTACCTGTTGCCTTGGGGCAAGTTTCAGGGAGCGGAATTCTGCCTTGGGCGCTGACCTATGGCATCTTTTACTCTGCCGCAGCCCTCGCTTTCGCCGCTTTCCGACTGGAAAGGACGGAGCTGAATGTTTCTCGTTAATGAACGGCTGAAAAAACGGCTCCGCGGCTGGGTTTTCTTGCTTCCGGCCATGTTAGCCCTCGGGGCGGGAATCTGTGCCGCGCGGGAGTTATCTGCGGCGACCATCGTTGCCAAGAGAGAGGAACTGGCGGCCTTCCCATCCGGGCGGGCTCTGCCGATTCTCAGGATGGGCCATCCATCCCTCATGGCGGATCTGGCATGGTTGCGGGCGATTCAATATTACGGGGAACATCGCATACACGATCGGGATTACCCCTATGCGGAACATCTCTTTAACATTATAACCGGTCTCGATCCCACCTTTGAACAGGCCTACGCTTTTGGCGCTCTCATTCTAGCAGAGGATGCTGGATCCCCGCAAAAGGCGGAGGCTCTACTGACCCGGGGGATCGCTTCAATGCCCGACTCATGGTGGATCCGCTTTGAACGCGGTTTCTTGAGGATGATACATCTTAAAAATCTTGAGGCTGCAACAAATGACTTTTACAAGGCCTCACTTTGTCCCGATTCTCCCGAATGGGTGACACGCTTCGCCGCTTGGAATTACGAAAAGCTGGGGGAGACGGAAACGGCTCGTAAACTATGGGAACGAGTAGGCTTGGAAACGGAAAATAAAATGGTCCTTGAAATTGCGGAGCGAGCGCTGAATCGTCTTGACGAGGCGGAAATCGGGAGTGGGGACAATGAACGGAATTGATATCTGGATGTGGTTCCATGCGGGATGGGGTCAAGTCGTTGTCATTATCGTGGGATTGGTCTTGGGCAGCTTCCTGAATGTTGTTCGTGTCCGGCTGCCCGAAGGCGGTTCGATACTCTTTCCATCGTCTCATTGTCCGCGCTGCAAGGCTAAGGTCCGTCCTTGGGATAATATTCCGGTTCTCTCCTATTTATTGCTGGGCGGGCGATGCAGAGATTGCCGGCTGGTCATTTCCTGGTGCTATCCTGTAGTGGAACTCCTCAGCGCCGTGGTCCTTTGGTTTACGGTAAGAAATGCCCCCACTCCAATGGCCGCCGCCTTTAGCGCCGTCTTTGCGCTGGCGCTGCTCCTGGTCCTCTTTATCGATTTGGATTGGCAGATCATTCCAGATGTTATCACCCTTCCGGGAATCGTTCTGGGCCTTCTTGCCGGCTTCTGGATGGAGGGAGGCGTTCTCCCACGCCTCATAGGCGCCGCTGTGGGAGGATTGGGTCTTTTGACCCTGGCGTGGCTTTACAGGGCCGCGACAGGAACCGACGGTTTGGGGATGGGGGACGTCAAACTGCTGGCCATGGTCGGCGCCTTTTTGGGATGGAAAGGAACCCTGGGCGTCATTCTATTGGGATCCCTGGCCGGAAGTCTCCTGGGCTTGGCCTTACTCGTTGCAGGCCGCGCTGATAGGAAGACAACCCTTCCCTTCGGCTCCTTTCTGGCGCCGGCGGCCTGGGTGGTCCTCTATTGGGGCCAGAATCTTTGGGAAGTTTATCGTGGACTTTGTCGTGCCCTAGGTGGTTAACCCAAAGGCCTTACCGGCCGATATTAAAACAGGTCGCATTCTTTACCGGGCACTTAGTCATTATAACCATCGGGAGGGCATGTGCCTCTACGTCCCAAATCATCCGTTGCCTTAGACATAGGATCGCACGCCATAAAGGTTGTCGAAATCGTCAACAAGGCAGGTGAAGTTCATTTGTTGAACTATGGCGTCGAGACTCTCCCTCCGGATTCCATAGTCGACTCCGAGGTCATGGATAGGCAGCTCGTCACTGAGACGATCCAGAATCTTTTTGAGAAACGGGGAATAAAAAACCGCCGGGTCGTGAGTGCGGTTGCCGGGCGGGGCGTTATTGTTAAACGTATTCGAATGGAGAAAGCGGAAGGCGAGGAAGCCGCCGAAGCGATTCGAATCGAGGCGGAGAATCATGTTCCCTATGATATGGAAGAAGTCTCCCTTGACTTTCAAATACTTAACCCCGACGTGAGCCCCCGTGACATGGAAGTCTTATTGGTGGCTGCGAAGCGGGAGAGAATAAGTGATCATGCCCAGCTTTTGAGAGAAGCTGGATTGACGCCCATCGCCATCGATCTACATGCTTTTGCGATCCAAAATGCCCTCGAATGGAATCATGATATTAACCCCGAAGAAGTTCTCGCGCTGATCAATATCGGCGCCGAAATGACGAATATCCATATCATACGGGATAACAATCCACTTTACACACAAGACGCATCCACAGGAGGCCATGATTTCATTCGTGGCGTACAAAAAGCCTTTCAATGTACGCGTGAAGAGGCGATGGATGCATTAAGGGGTGGAAAGGATTCCTCTGGCATGAAGCTCGACACTCTTGTCGAAGAATTCTGCGCCGAGTTAAGCAACACTTTGGAGAAAAGTTTGCTCTATCTCCAAACATCCACCGAGGACGTTGAACGCATCCATCGTGTTTTTCTATCTGGCGGCGGCGCCTTAATTCGGGGGCTCAGTGAGACTCTGAATCGGATGCAAGACGCGTCTGTTGAAATTGTAGATCCCTTCAAGAGAATTCGATGCGCGTCGGAAATATTTGCAGGTTCCGACCCGAAGGGATTTGCACCCCAACTAACAGTGGGCGTGGGTTTGGCCCTGAGAAGGGGACAGGGGCAGTGATCAGTGTCAATCTTCTCCCGGAAGAGGAACGAATACTCGAAGGTCGATTCGGCGGCGCCCCCCGGTGGGGTGTAGTGCTGCCCATTGTTCTTAGTTGCGCCATTCTCCTTCCTTTGGGCGGTATGGTCCTGATGCAGAGGACAAAAATCGCAAATTTGAAGGAGGATATTGCAAGAACTCAAGTGGAGAAAGCACGTTTGGCGCCGCAGGTCCAGCTCGTTCAAGATCTGGTGTCGCGTCAACGTGAACTCCGGGATCGATTGCGCGTCTTGAGGGATTTGGGTCGGAATCGAACCGAAATGGTCCGGGTGGTGGATGAACTTGCCCGGCACATTCCCGAAAATCTTTGGCTTACAAAATTTTCATTGAATCCGGGCGGTGGGTACCGGTTGGAGGGTACTACATTTTCCAACCTCCTCGTCGCGGATTTAATGGGCCGGCTGGAGAGTTCCGATTTGTTTTACAAAGTGGATCTTGTGGAATCCAAGAGGGATTTGCTCGGAGAAGAGCCGATTATAAAATTCGCAATTCTGTTCACGCTCACCGACAAACCTGTTCCCAACAGTGAAGGGGAGGGATCATAGGGTGATTGAGCTTCGCGATCCCAAAAACCAGCGAACGATATTCAGCATCATTGTATTGGGTGTGATAGGGTACCTGTTTTTTGCAAATACATGGTTCCCATGGAGTTACAAAGCCCATGCTTCTGAGATCAAGACGTTGGAAGAGGAATATCAGGGGCTGGCGCGTGAGGTGACGCAGGCACAGCAAGCAGCACGGCGTTTGAAACTCCTGCAAGAGGAATATGAGACATTGGCTCGTCATTGGGAGACGGCCAAATGTTTCCTTCCGGAAGAGAGGGAGATTGTCTCTCTCTTGAGAGAAATCACGATTGCGGGCCAGTCGGCGGGAGTCGAATTTGTACATGTCTTGCCGAAGAGTCCTGTACCCCAACTCTATGTAACCGAACACCCAATAGAGATAAGGGTCATGGGCGGTTTTCATCAGATGGGGACATTTTTGGGTGAGTTATCGGCCCTTGATCGTTTGGTAACAATAACTCTTGTCAAAATAGAAGCAATAGATAATCAAAGTGAAGAGACCTCGATGGAAGCGACATTTACTTCATCGGCCTTTACGTTGGGGGGAATGGACCCCAAGACCGTTGAAGCCAATAAAAATGACAAGGGTGTGAAGGGAAAGATTCAGCAGGTTCAGCAGAAGCTTACGGGACGCCAGGGGGACTCGCAGCACGGTAGCCCCTCGGAGGAATAGGTATGCGCAGAGCCTTGCCACTCATCATCGCTCTCGTGGTGGTCATCGGGATGGGTCTCACCGGCATTGGAAGCCCGGAAGGTTCCGAGCCGACCACGGTTGGAGGGAATGATCCGGTTCAATCGGCCAAAAACGTCGTGACGATGGACAGGCAGGAAATCCCTTCGTCGAAGCCGGAGAATCCACCATCAAACCAAGAGCTCACCCTTCGGGAACAACTTGAACAGCTTCCCGGATGGCAGCCGTATGTTTATGAGAGCCTCGGTCGGAGAGATCCATTCAGTCCACTGCTCTCGGATGGTGAGGATGAAAAGAGGCTTTCGGATCTGCCGGATCCAAGAAATCTCGTTCTCGTCGGTGTTCTCTGGGGGGAAGATGATAAATTTGCGCTGGTAGAGAATACCAGAGGCCAGAATTTTGTTTTGAGAGAAGGCGACCCGGTATGGCGCGGCCGGATCGTCACAGTTGAGCCCAAATCGATCACTATTCGCTACAATCATTTTGGTATGTGGGAAACGATTAATCTGCCCCTAAGTGTTGGAAAGGAGGCGATCCATGCTGTGGAACGCTAGAACCCTCTGCGTCTGTGTTGCGGGATTTCTTCTCGTGGCCGGCGCGGGAGCCGGGGCTGCGAACACAGGACACCTGGAGACCGTTGGTCTTTCACATGACGGTGACCGTGTCGAGCTATTTTTCTCCGGTTGGTATCCGGGGGATGGGGGATCGCCGGCCGATGTTTTCACATTAAACGATCCACCACGGATCGTTGTCGATTTGCCGGGGTTGGCGCAGCCGGTGGTGCCGGAAGACTTGACCCAGCTGCCTCCAGGGGTCATCGGAGTGCGTTGGACAGTTTATCAAGACGATCCCATTGTTCCGGTTGTTCGATATGTCGTAGAAATGGATCGACCGGTTGAGCTGGAAGTCACGCCAAAAGAAAATGGCCTTACGGTTTGTGCCACACCGTTCAGCGAGACAGACAAAAAGACCATTTTTGAAAAACCAGCGAATGACTATGCGCCAGAGATTGAGGGAGACTTATCTACCGATTCTTATGCCGCTCCTGATTCTAAATCCCCTTTTGTAAAGAAAAATGCAGCGGTGGCATTTGTATCACCCTTCAGTTATGCGAGTCAGCCCTTTGAAGCAAGCGGCGGTCCCGATGACGCATCGCCTCCCATGGGATCAGCCGATCCCGGTAATGCCAGTTGGATGTCTGACATAAGGGTCATGTCATTGGATGTTGAGGGAGCCAGCGTTCATGCCGTCTTACGGTCGATATCAGAATTTTCAGGGGTGAATATTGTGGCGGATCAGGATGTTCGTGGATCCGTCATCATAAAAGTCAATGAGCTACCTTGGCCCAAGGTCCTCGATGCCGTCTGTTTAAGCCAAGGTTTGCGGGCGACACCGGGGGATGGAGTCATCCGAGTCACGACTCTTAACACCGTTCAGAGCGAAGAGCTGGAAATTCAGGCGGCGGCGAGGCGGAAAGAAGATCTCATGCCTTTGGAAACAAAAGTGATTCCGGTGGGATACGCCAAAGCCTCCGAATTGATGGAATCCTTGACATTCTTGCTCAGTACACGCGGGCGCCTGCAAGTCGACGAACGCACGAATTCCCTTCTGGTCACAGATACGGATGTCAGGATAGAAAGTCTGTCCGAAATGGTCAGTCGATTGGACACGGAGACGATTCAAATTCAGATAAAGGCCAGGCTTGTGGATCTTGATGAGAAAACGGCCCGACAGCTCGGCATTTCGTGGAGTCTATCGAATCTCCATAAGGACAATGTTTCAGGTCAGTTCGATTTCATCTCCGATGATATTGCGGATGCGGCCGGAAACCTCGAGTTTGGCGTCATGGATAATTTTGGTGAACTCGACGCTGTACTGCAAGCCCTGGAGGACGAGAATAGGGCTCGGATCATCTCGAGCCCCACTATAACAACTGTGAG includes:
- a CDS encoding pilus assembly protein PilM yields the protein MPLRPKSSVALDIGSHAIKVVEIVNKAGEVHLLNYGVETLPPDSIVDSEVMDRQLVTETIQNLFEKRGIKNRRVVSAVAGRGVIVKRIRMEKAEGEEAAEAIRIEAENHVPYDMEEVSLDFQILNPDVSPRDMEVLLVAAKRERISDHAQLLREAGLTPIAIDLHAFAIQNALEWNHDINPEEVLALINIGAEMTNIHIIRDNNPLYTQDASTGGHDFIRGVQKAFQCTREEAMDALRGGKDSSGMKLDTLVEEFCAELSNTLEKSLLYLQTSTEDVERIHRVFLSGGGALIRGLSETLNRMQDASVEIVDPFKRIRCASEIFAGSDPKGFAPQLTVGVGLALRRGQGQ
- a CDS encoding ABC transporter permease, with the protein product MTAIFVIARLTFLEIRRERVVSIVAALGILSMFLTYIFSQLALGETRRIIIDFGLGFGTVLGIALVIFVGTTLLHREQLGGSLDIILSRPIGRGSFICGKFLGLSGLMFLWVSMLTALIALTLMLIREPVTGGLLIAGLMLFVKLEILSAVGLLLGTLSSPILAGFLLLAIAMMGHSVGDLEGLIPLLSQAFAIHIIQILLTILPRLDLYGTSLPVALGQVSGSGILPWALTYGIFYSAAALAFAAFRLERTELNVSR
- a CDS encoding type 4a pilus biogenesis protein PilO encodes the protein MIELRDPKNQRTIFSIIVLGVIGYLFFANTWFPWSYKAHASEIKTLEEEYQGLAREVTQAQQAARRLKLLQEEYETLARHWETAKCFLPEEREIVSLLREITIAGQSAGVEFVHVLPKSPVPQLYVTEHPIEIRVMGGFHQMGTFLGELSALDRLVTITLVKIEAIDNQSEETSMEATFTSSAFTLGGMDPKTVEANKNDKGVKGKIQQVQQKLTGRQGDSQHGSPSEE
- a CDS encoding A24 family peptidase, coding for MWFHAGWGQVVVIIVGLVLGSFLNVVRVRLPEGGSILFPSSHCPRCKAKVRPWDNIPVLSYLLLGGRCRDCRLVISWCYPVVELLSAVVLWFTVRNAPTPMAAAFSAVFALALLLVLFIDLDWQIIPDVITLPGIVLGLLAGFWMEGGVLPRLIGAAVGGLGLLTLAWLYRAATGTDGLGMGDVKLLAMVGAFLGWKGTLGVILLGSLAGSLLGLALLVAGRADRKTTLPFGSFLAPAAWVVLYWGQNLWEVYRGLCRALGG
- a CDS encoding AMIN domain-containing protein encodes the protein MLWNARTLCVCVAGFLLVAGAGAGAANTGHLETVGLSHDGDRVELFFSGWYPGDGGSPADVFTLNDPPRIVVDLPGLAQPVVPEDLTQLPPGVIGVRWTVYQDDPIVPVVRYVVEMDRPVELEVTPKENGLTVCATPFSETDKKTIFEKPANDYAPEIEGDLSTDSYAAPDSKSPFVKKNAAVAFVSPFSYASQPFEASGGPDDASPPMGSADPGNASWMSDIRVMSLDVEGASVHAVLRSISEFSGVNIVADQDVRGSVIIKVNELPWPKVLDAVCLSQGLRATPGDGVIRVTTLNTVQSEELEIQAAARRKEDLMPLETKVIPVGYAKASELMESLTFLLSTRGRLQVDERTNSLLVTDTDVRIESLSEMVSRLDTETIQIQIKARLVDLDEKTARQLGISWSLSNLHKDNVSGQFDFISDDIADAAGNLEFGVMDNFGELDAVLQALEDENRARIISSPTITTVSNRAASILVGKEVPLIVMDEAGNPTTELKKVGITLKVTPYVNRDGRITLDLHPEVSDLSSQATVQGGVVFTTAEADTRVMVGSHQTAVIGGLVRENTVTFERGLPFLKDIPLLGYLFKKVEKVNEYRELMIFVTPSLVESVAQLPGTEEQFRDN
- a CDS encoding PilN domain-containing protein; this translates as MISVNLLPEEERILEGRFGGAPRWGVVLPIVLSCAILLPLGGMVLMQRTKIANLKEDIARTQVEKARLAPQVQLVQDLVSRQRELRDRLRVLRDLGRNRTEMVRVVDELARHIPENLWLTKFSLNPGGGYRLEGTTFSNLLVADLMGRLESSDLFYKVDLVESKRDLLGEEPIIKFAILFTLTDKPVPNSEGEGS